From a region of the Rhipicephalus microplus isolate Deutch F79 chromosome X, USDA_Rmic, whole genome shotgun sequence genome:
- the LOC142775015 gene encoding uncharacterized protein LOC142775015, whose protein sequence is MRDRVRALCTEDFTLGELHLASVSRRRCSSPGADGVTYQMLGHLDQSKPPVLLAAYNDVWHTKIVPQQWRDVILVPVIEKGKPASEPASYSSSVRLSRATANALADVIETLEEAPHNGEAGYLILIGIRVEFYSLPHGSVLSPFLFNLALADINDHLPRALPCDVQAVVNADDIALFATAHVPNGLRARTSAQTVLNSMDKFITGKAMIIHTSYATERYTSMFTLLSPFLEKGEWPTWECSWTNASNGHQQSATSF, encoded by the exons ATGCGTGACCGAGTGCGTGCTTTATGCACTGAGGATTTCACTCTTGGGGAGTTGCACCTGGCTTCGGTGTCACGCAGACGGTGCTCATCGCCCGGCGCTGACGGCGTGACATACCAGATGCTTGGCCACTTAGATCAGTCCAAGCCCCCCGTGCTCTTGGCCGCCTACAACGACGTGTGGCACACGAAGATAGTGCCGCAACAGTGGCGTGACGTCATCCTCGTCCCCGTGATCGAGAAGGGCAAACCAGCTTCGGAGCCAGCGTCCTACTCT AGCAGCGTCCGCCTTTCGCGTGCCACTGCGAACGCCCTTGCCGACGTCATCGAAACGCTAGAGGAGGCGCCACACAACGGAGAGGCCGGCTACCTCATCCTGATTGGCATTAGGGTGGAATTTTACTCCCTGCCACAC GGCAGTGTGCTCAGCCCGTTCCTGTTCAACCTCGCCCTGGCTGACATCAATGACCACCTTCCCCGTGCCCTCCCCTGTGATGTGCAAGCCGTGGTCAACGCGGACGACATTGCTTTGTTTGCGACGGCACATGTGCCCAATGGCCTGCGTGCTCGCACGAGTGCCCAAACCGTTCTGAATTCCATGGACAAGTTCATCACGGGCAAGGCGATGATTATACACACCAGTTATGCCACAGAGCGCTACACATCAATGTTCACTCTTCTGTCTCCATTCCTTGAAAAAGGCGAGTGGCCTACCTGGGAGTGTAGCTGGACCAATGCCTCTAATGGTCACCAGCAGTCAGCGACCAGCTTCTAA